CAGGTATTGACGCGCCTAAGACAGTTAACACTCTAATTACTTGGTCTGCCAGCCTCCCATATCCTAGGGCAGAGTAGATACCTAGAGGAATACCTATCAAGGACGCTAACAAGAAAGCAGTTATAACTAACTCTAGCGTAGCGGGTAGTGCCGTAAGTAAATCATTTAGTATAGGCGTGCGTGTCCTCCAAGAAACACCCCAATTACCTCTAAAAAAATCAAGTAAGTAGTAGTATAGCTGGACATAAATAGGCTCATCTAAATGGAGTTCCTGCCTAGCTCTCTTAAGCTGTTCTTCAGTTGCGTGAGGACCTGCCCAAAGAAACTCGGGTCTTGCAGGAATTATTCTAGTTATGACGAACGTAATCACTAGAACACCTACTACTACGAGGACTAATAATAAAAGCCTCTTAATCACGTACTCTCTAGACACCGGCAAAACTTAACGCACCTCTGGGTAAGGATTACTTACAAACTAAAAAAATAATTTATGTTTAGCTCCCCACATCAAGTACTTGAGCAAACACTACCGTCGGGTATGCGGGATTAATAGCTTTATCTAGGTTTCTTATACCTGCTCTAGCTATCCTTAAGTCTATCATATCCCATAACGGGACTGCAGGCACGTCATCGTAGAGTATCTTTTGTGCCTTGTAATACAGTTGCAGAGCTCTAGCTTCATCAACTCCCTCTAACGTGACGGCTTCTTCTATTAGCGCGTTAAATTCTGGGTTCTCATAGTAGCACAAATTGAATATTTTGCTGGCGTTATGGAACATGTTGTATAAGTACGTGAACGGCGATACTACGTCAGGCCACCAGTAGAATACTAAGAAGTCTTGAGCTACGTTAGGGTCTTCCCAACCTCTCTGAGCTAGAGCCCACTGCTCTTCCCAGCTAAGAGGTCTTATCTCGACTTCTATCCCTATCTGAGCTAAGGAAGCCTTAATCAACTCAGCTGTTCTAGCCTCATATATGTCTCCCGCCGTGTAGGTGAGTATGAGTTTCCTGTCGATTCCGCTGGGGTAGCCCGCCTGAGTCAGTAATTCTCTGGCTAGGCTTAAGTTATACTTGAAAGTCAAGTTATCGAAGTGACCCCACATACCGTAGGGGACTGGCCCGCTAGCAACTCTAGCTAATCCGCTCCTAGCCACAGTAACTATGTCTTCATAAGGTACTGCGTGAGCTATAGCTCTCCTGACAAGAACGTTATCGAGCGGGGGTTTCTTCACGTTTATTAACATTATGAGATTCTGGAAGCTCGGCTTAAAGACTACTTGCAGGTTAGGATTCTTCTGATGTTGTTCTATGTTTTCTAGAGGTACGTACATTGCTATGTCTATGCCTCCCGAGAGGAGTAAGGTCTCCTGAGTTACTGCGTCTTTAATAATTCTTATCTTGAAGACGTCTGGCGCGTTATCAGACTTCATGGGGTAGTCAGGTAGTTTCCAGCCCCACCAATCTGTAAATTTCTCAAACACTACCTCATTTTCTGGGTCCCACTTAATCATTTTGTAGGGTCCTGAACCAGCTTCGTTACCGCTGTTAAACCAGTCAGCTACTTTAGGGTCTGTTAGGTTTGAAGCCCCAGCATACTCAACAACTTTGGGGCTGAAGATGTAAGCCGCGTAGGCGGTAGCAGCTATTTTGTCTAGTGCTGCAGGGTACTTAAGGCGGAAGACGACAGTGTAGTTGTCAGGAGTCTCAATACTCTCAACAGGGTCCCAAATAAACGCCGCCCCCTGACCTAACGCTATAGTCCTCTCTATAGATGACTTAACCGCGTGAGACGTGACAGGAGTTCCGTCATGAAATACTGCACCACGCCTTATAGTGAAGGTCCAGACGAGACCGTCCTCACTACTACTATAGTTCGTGGCTAGCGCTGGGATGAACTCGTCTGTAATAGGGTTATACCAAAGAAGCGGCTCATACACTAGGGGCAACCACATTACAGAGTTAGAGAATTCCGTGCTCGGGTCAGCCGTAGTCATTTCTGAAAGTGACGCATAAATGATCATCTTTGGTGGAGGAGGGGTGGTAGGGGAAGTAGTAGGTGTTGTAGTGGGTACTCCGGGAGGGCTCACTACGTAGTATGCTATAACACCCGCTATAACTATAATAGCTAAAGCAATCACAACAATATAAATTCTGCTGATTGCCACGTGAGTCACCGAAAATAACTCGTAATAGAGTTAAAAACCTTAACATATTGAAATATTTAAAACACTATTACAGAATATATCGGTATGATATATGTGGTTAATTAAAGATTTAGAAGAAGCTAAGAAGTTAGTTCTCGGTTCAACAATTCTGGGTACTGGAGGTGGTGGAGACCCTAGGGAGGGCTTGATGCACCTTAAGAGAGCTCTAGAAGAAGTTGGTAGTGTCAAGATTGTAGGTCTAGAAGAACTCCCTGAAGACTCGCTGATTATAGTACCTTATTATGTTGGCTCAATAGCTCCTGGGCTTAAGAGTAGGAAGCCCGTGAAGATATCTGACCCTATGTTAAAAGCTCTTGAAACGCTTGAGGGTGTGTTGGGGATTAAAGCGAATGCTGTAGTAGCTTCTGAGATGGGAGGGGATAACACGCCTATCGCGCTGAGTATAGGAGCTAGACTTAACCTGCCAGCAGTCGACGGCGACTTGCTGGGTAGGGCTGCTCCCGAGTTACACCAGTGTTCTGTCCACATATTTGGAGTGCCCATGTATCCTTCAGCTATAGTTTCTGAGACAGGTGACGTGGTAGTTGTTAAAGAGTACGCTGACATAGACGATTACGAGTCTATAGCTCGGTACATGTCTGTGTTAAGCGGTAAGTTCGTGGCAGTCGTTGACACGCCGCTAACTAAGAAAGTTGCTGAGAAAGTAGTTATTAGGAATACGCTGACTCTAGCTTATAAGCTGGGTGAGGCGGTGCTGGACGCTAGGGCTAGGGGAGTAAACCCTGTAGAGAGAGTTGCTGAAGTTCTTGATGGTTGGGTAGTCTTTAGAGGAGTTGTTGAGAAGTATGAGTGGCGGGATGAGAGAGGCTTCTTAAGAGGTGAAGCAGTGATTAAGGGCACTGACAGATTCGCTGGATTGACTCTGAGGTCTTGGATAATGAATGAACACATAATGGTCTGGGTGAATAACAAGCCGTTAGTAATGCCGCCAGACCTATTTACTTTATTGAGCGATGATGGAGAACCGATAACTAACACTGACTTAAGAGAGGGGATGTTAGTTAATGGAGTAGCGGCTAAAGCACCCGAGGTTTGGAGAACGCCTGAGGGTCTTAAGTATTTCGGTCCTAGACATTTTGGTTTCGATTATGATTACGTGCCTGTCGAGGAGCTTGTTAAGGAGATGTTCAGTAAATGAGGATATTAGTTGTTAATCCGGTAGGGCATGATAAGTGGGATTCTTCAGATAAGAAGATTTACGAGAGTTACGCTTCAGAAGAGACAAAGATAGACGTAGTATCGCTTCCTAGGGGGCCTGCTTCTGTCGAGTCTGCCGAGGCTTATGCTCAGGTAGAGCCCTTAGTAATTGAGTTAGTTAGAGAAATTCATGGAGGTTATGATGCGGTGATAGTGAATTGTTTTTTAGATCCTGGAGTAGCAAAGTTAAGAGAGCTTCTAGGGAAGGTCGTAGTAGGTCCTTGTGAGGCTTCTTTATCACTAGCTAGGAATCTTAGCAAGAAAGTTTCTATAATCACTGTCGGTGGCGATGCCGAGACACTAAACATTATTAGAGAAAGAGTTAAGTCTCTAGGATTTGAAGCGTTTATTATTAGCTTGAGGGGGATTCCATTGAGGGTTCTCGACCTAGACAGGGATAGGGAGGCAACTATGCGCTTCCTAGTCGATGAGGCTAGGAAAGCAGTCTCTGAGGGAGCTGAAGTCTTGGTGTTGGGATGTACGGGCCTAGCAGGCATGGCTAGAGAAGTTAGTGATGAGGTAGGGGTGCCGGTCATAGACCCGGTTTGGGCGGCTCTGAAAGTAGCTGAATTACTCACATCGCTCGTGGGTGATGCGTGATGACTGACTTCATGGATTTCGAGCTCGCTGTGGCTGCTCAAAAGCTAGTTAGGGACGTGTTAAGGGTGTCTAGTGGTGAGGAGGTAGTCATAACAGCCGACACTAGCAGTGATTGGAGCGTTGTTGAAGCCACGGCTAGAGCAGTGGCTGTAGTCGGTGGGAAACCAGTTATCTTCCTTCATCAGACTCCCGTAGGTGTGGGTAAGGCTGCTGACCCCTACTTGCCAGTAAAGTCTCTTACAGCAGTATTGAGTGTTGCTGACGTCTGGATAGAGTTT
Above is a genomic segment from Zestosphaera sp. containing:
- a CDS encoding ABC transporter substrate-binding protein, with translation MTHVAISRIYIVVIALAIIVIAGVIAYYVVSPPGVPTTTPTTSPTTPPPPKMIIYASLSEMTTADPSTEFSNSVMWLPLVYEPLLWYNPITDEFIPALATNYSSSEDGLVWTFTIRRGAVFHDGTPVTSHAVKSSIERTIALGQGAAFIWDPVESIETPDNYTVVFRLKYPAALDKIAATAYAAYIFSPKVVEYAGASNLTDPKVADWFNSGNEAGSGPYKMIKWDPENEVVFEKFTDWWGWKLPDYPMKSDNAPDVFKIRIIKDAVTQETLLLSGGIDIAMYVPLENIEQHQKNPNLQVVFKPSFQNLIMLINVKKPPLDNVLVRRAIAHAVPYEDIVTVARSGLARVASGPVPYGMWGHFDNLTFKYNLSLARELLTQAGYPSGIDRKLILTYTAGDIYEARTAELIKASLAQIGIEVEIRPLSWEEQWALAQRGWEDPNVAQDFLVFYWWPDVVSPFTYLYNMFHNASKIFNLCYYENPEFNALIEEAVTLEGVDEARALQLYYKAQKILYDDVPAVPLWDMIDLRIARAGIRNLDKAINPAYPTVVFAQVLDVGS
- a CDS encoding DUF917 domain-containing protein, which translates into the protein MWLIKDLEEAKKLVLGSTILGTGGGGDPREGLMHLKRALEEVGSVKIVGLEELPEDSLIIVPYYVGSIAPGLKSRKPVKISDPMLKALETLEGVLGIKANAVVASEMGGDNTPIALSIGARLNLPAVDGDLLGRAAPELHQCSVHIFGVPMYPSAIVSETGDVVVVKEYADIDDYESIARYMSVLSGKFVAVVDTPLTKKVAEKVVIRNTLTLAYKLGEAVLDARARGVNPVERVAEVLDGWVVFRGVVEKYEWRDERGFLRGEAVIKGTDRFAGLTLRSWIMNEHIMVWVNNKPLVMPPDLFTLLSDDGEPITNTDLREGMLVNGVAAKAPEVWRTPEGLKYFGPRHFGFDYDYVPVEELVKEMFSK
- a CDS encoding aspartate/glutamate racemase family protein, translated to MRILVVNPVGHDKWDSSDKKIYESYASEETKIDVVSLPRGPASVESAEAYAQVEPLVIELVREIHGGYDAVIVNCFLDPGVAKLRELLGKVVVGPCEASLSLARNLSKKVSIITVGGDAETLNIIRERVKSLGFEAFIISLRGIPLRVLDLDRDREATMRFLVDEARKAVSEGAEVLVLGCTGLAGMAREVSDEVGVPVIDPVWAALKVAELLTSLVGDA